The DNA sequence TTGCCGTTGATTTACAATTCCGATATCGCGAAAGTTTGTCAGCCAAATGATAAACTTCCGGAGAGATTTAGCTATCCAGAAGACGCAGATGCTCAAGTCAAAAAATCAATTTCGTATTATGAAAAAATCTTCGGTAGGAAACCTTTCGGTATGTGGCCAGCTGAAGGTTCAGTTTCCGAGCAAGTTGTATCTGTCTTTGTAAGAAATGGAATAAAATGGATCGCAACTGATGAGAAGGTTCTTCAGAAGTCAAAACCTAACGATCAACCACCATATTATCCATATTTTGTTGATGAGGACAGCGCTATTGGGAAGAAAGATGAATCTAAATCGTTATTAATCGTTTTCAGAGACACCCGCTTATCAGATGCGGTTGGATTTACTTACCAAAACTATGACCCTGAAGTAGCAGCGGACGATTTTATAAGATATGTTTTAAGCTTTGCACCAAGTGATCCAAACGAGGAAAGATTGATTTCAGTTATCCTTGACGGAGAAAATGCCTGGGAATGGTATAGAAAAGATGAGGATGGGAAGGAGTTTTTAAGAGCACTTTACAGGAAATTAAGTAAATTATACAAAGAAGGACAAATTATCACTGTCACGATGAGCGAATGGATATTTGGAAACCCAAATCGTGGAATAAAACCACATAAAATTACTTCGCATCAAGAGCTTGAGCCACTTTGGCCTGGTAGCTGGATCAATGCAAATTTTGACACTTGGATCGGAGAGGAAGAAGAAAATTTTGCGTGGGAATATCTTTTGAAAGTGAGAAGAGATATTCAAAGATTGAAAATTCCGCAACCGAATCCATTTGCAAGTGTACCACAATTCGGAACTAAAAAGTATTACGAATATAGAGCTTGGGAATCGCTTTACTCCGCAGAAGGTAGTGATTGGTTTTGGTGGTATGGAGGAGATCAAACTGCTTTAGGTGGCGATGATCCATTTGATGTCGGATTTAGAACACATCTTATCAATGTGTATAAATTTTTGAAAAAAGCAGGCTATAAAGTTGAAATTCCCGATTTTCTATCAAAGCCAATTTTGAAGGACAAAAGATGAGATGGAACTTCTTATTAATTTTCGTTGCGATTTTCATACTTGTATCATGCTCAAATGAGGACGCTGGGAAAATTAGAATAGTTATTTGGCATCAGAAGCCTCCGGGCGAAAGAGATATACTTGAGCAAGCAATAAAGCGCTATATGGAAACTCATCCGAATGTAAAGATTATAGCTCTTTACAAGGAAACGGAAGAATTACGATCTGCTTACATTATCTCTGCAATTGCTGGCAAAGGACCTGATTTGGTCTATGGACCAAGCGATCAAGTTGGACCTTTTGAACTTCTTAAAATTATAAGACCACTTGAGGAAATTTTTGACACAAGTTTTCTAAATCAGTTTGATCCAAGGGGCTTGTTGTGGTATAAGGGACATTTATATCAAATCGGGGATCAAATTGGAAATCATCTTTTTCTTTTGTACAACAAGGATCTCGTTAAAAAACCACCTCAAACAATGAATGAATTAATCCAAATTGGAAAGGAGCTGACGAAAGATTTTGATGGTGATGGCAAGATTGATCAATATGGTCTTGTGTGGAATTATACTGAGCCGTTCTTTTTTATTCCGTTTTTAACTGGCTTTGGTGGTTGGATCATGGACTCCTTAGGAAACCCGACATTGGACACTGAAGCAACGGTAAAAGCTCTTAAGCTCGTGCGCGATTTAAGGGATGTGCACAAAATTATACCTCGTGAGTGTGATTACAACACTGCCGATGCTTTGTTCAAGGAAGGTAGAGCTGGAATGCTTATAAACGGACCATGGTCAATCGGTGGATATAAAAAAGCTGGTGTTAACTTTGGGATAACACGAATACCCAAGGTTGATGAAACAGGACTTTGGCCTGCTCCGATGATTTCAATAAAAGGATATTCTATAAATGTAAATGTTGATGAAAAGAAACTACCATATGTCGTTGACCTGTTTAAATATCTCGTCAGCGAGGAAGTCCAACTTGAGCTTACGAAAGCTCTTGGGACAATTCCGACGAATAAAAAAGCTCTTGAAAATGAAGATGTAAAGAAAAATACACTTGTTCAATCTTCGTTATGGCAAGCTGAAGTTGGGAGGCCGATGCCTGTTGTTCCAGAGCTTCGTGCAATTTGGGATTCAATGCGCCCATATTATCAAGCTGTACTTGGTGGCACAATGACGCCAGAAGAAGCAAGCATAGGAATGCAACAACTTGCGATAAAAAAAATTGAAGAGATGAATGAGTAGAAGAACATTATTCATACTTGCCTTTCTTCTTCCAGCGTTGATTATAATGTTCGGAGTTATAGTGTATCCTTTCTTTTATAACATCGTTCTCTCGTTTTCAAATATGAGCCTGCGCCATTTTAGGGATTGGAAGATAATTGGATTCAAGCAATATGTCAAGGTCTTTAGCGAAAATACTTTCTATGTTGTTTTTTTGAAAACATTGATCTGGACATTTGTAAATGTCACTTTCCATGTTATCATCGGTGTTTTTCTTGCTTTAATCTTGAACAGAAAATCAATAAAATTCAAGCCAATTTTTAGGACACTTTTAATTTTACCTTGGGCGATTCCGCAGGTTATAACTGCTTTGACTTGGCGAAGCATGTTTAATTATGAATATGGTGCGATAAATATCTTTATCGCAAAGTATCTTAACATGTCACCAGTTGAATGGCTATTGAGACCTTTTGAAGCGTTCACTGCGTGTATTATAACGAATGTCTGGCTTGGTTTTCCTTTTATGATGGTCGTTGCACTCGGTGGATTACAAAGCATTCCACAAGAACTATACGAAGCAGCGGATATTGATGGAGCATCGGCTTGGCAGAAGTTCAAAAACATAACATTACCATTCTTGAGGCCTGTGATGGCTCCAGCAATCACGCTTGGGATCATTTGGACTTTCAATAATCTCAATATCGTTTGGCTTGTTTCAAATGGAGGTGAACCAAGCGATCAAACACATATACTTGTTTCGTATGTTTATAAAGCAGCATTCAACCTTTATAGATATGGCTACGCAGCTGCTTTGTCAGTTGTGATATTCTTGATCTTGCTTGTCATCGGCATTTACTTCTTGAAGAAAACAAGAGCGGTTGAATCCGTATATTAAAAAGTAAAAATTTGCCTGCGATGATGAATCGGCATAAAATAAAACAAATCCTGCTTGACAGTGCGACATATCTTTTTCTCATAATCTTTACACTTGTGGTTATTTATCCGATTTTAAATGTCATCAGTATTTCACTTAGACCTGCTGATAAACTTTTGTCAACATCTTTGAGAATTATACCTGAAAATGCGACCCTGAACTCATATGTTCAACTTTTCACTTCCACACCATTTTTGAGATGGTTATTTAACTCAACTTTTGTTTCTGCTGTCGTGATGTTAACTGGCGTGACACTTGCATCAACCGCGGGATACGCACTTTCAAGATTTAATTTCTGGGGGAAAAAAGCTGTGATGATCGGGATACTTATCACTCAAATGTTTCCTGCAACGATGTTGTTGCTTCCGCTTTACATCATGCTTATTAAGCTTCATCTTCTCAATAGTTATCTTGGTCTTATGATAGTTTATACATCAACTGCGCTTCCTTTTTGTGTTTGGCAAATGAAGGGATATTATGATACGATCCCTGTAAGTTTGGAGGAAGCTGCACGAATTGATGGATGCAATCAGTTTCAAGCTTTTTACAAGGTCGTTTTCCCACTTGCTCTTCCGGCTTTGGTGATAACTGCTTTGTTTTCTTTCATGTCTGCCTGGGCTGAATATGTTGTAGCTGCTCAAATTTTGCAAGAACCAGAACTTTACACTCTTGCGATCGGGCTAAAGCAATTTGAGTCAAGCATGGCAACTGAATGGGGATTATACGCAGCTGGATCTTTAATTGTAAGCATTCCTGCCGTCTTGCTGTTTCTTATTTTGAGCAGATACCTAATATCTGGTCTAACGCTCGGAAGCGTTAAAGGTTAAAAACAAAATTTTTCAAGCAAGGTATGAAGATAAAAATCAACGGGATAAACATTGACTATAATTTCTACAAAGTTGAAGATTCACCAACCATCGTGTTCGTTCATGGTTTTCCGTTCAATCAAAAAATGTGGAATCCGCAAGTTGAATTTTTAAAAGGAAAGTGTTCAATTTTAACCTATGACGGTCGCGGACTTGGCGAAAGCGAATCAGGTGATGGACAGTTTATGTTTGAAAATTTAGTTGATGATTTTATTGAGTTGTTAAGAAATTTGAAAATTGAGAAAGTAGTTGCTTGTGGTTTGTCAATGGGGGGATATGTCATTTTAAGAGCTTATGAAAAACAACCATCAATGTTTCATGCTTTGATTTTGTGCGACACAAGAGCTGAAGCCGATGGAAATGAGGCAAAATTACGAAGGGCACAAATGCTTCATATTCTCAAATTCCACGGCAAGGAAAAATTCGCCGATGAATTTATAAAAACGGTCCTATCTCCAAAAACTTTTGATGAAAAGAAAGAAATTGTCGCATTTGTTTACGATATGATAACTCAAAACGATGAAATTGGCATCGCAGGAAATCTAATTGCGCTTGCAACAAGAACTGATACAGCACATATACTTGAAAAAATAGATGTCCCAGTTTTAATAGTTGTCGGTGAAGACGACGCCTTGACTCCACCGTCGCTTGCTCAATCACTTCACAGTAAGATAAAGAACAGTCAACTTGTCGTAATTCCATCAGCTGGACATTTAAGCAATGTTGAAAACAGCGAAAAATTTAATGAAGCAATTACGAACTTTTTAAATCGTATTTGTCCAATTTAACATTGTAAAAATTTCGCATTTTGATAACACACAGTGAAGTCAAATTCAATCACCATATTTTTCTCGCATTATCCTTGCGGTTTGAACGATATTTTGAAGCGACGGGATAACTTCTTCCCAATTTCTGGTTTTTAAGCCACAATCAGGATTTATCCATATTAAATTTTTGTCAATAACTTTCACAGATCTTTCTGCTATTTCAAGCATCTCTTCCACCGATGGAACTCTGGGCGAGTGGATGTCGTATACTCCTGGGCCGATCCCATGATCATAGTTAAAGTTTTCAAATGCATTAAGGATCTCTCCTTTGCTTCTTGATGCTTCAATCAAAATAACATCCGAATCCATTGCGTAGATGTATTCAATGATGTCATTGAATTCAGAGTAACACATATGAGTTTGGATTTGTGTCTCAGGCTTTACAGCTTCATTTGTCAATTTGAATGCTTTAACAGCCCAATCAAGATATTCTTTTTGTTTTGCTTTTTTAAGTGGTAGTCCTTCCCTAAAAGCTGGTTCATCAATTTGGATTACTTTTATTCCCGCCTTTTCAAGATCAAGGACTTCGTCTCTTAAAGCAAGAGCAATCTGATATGCGATTTCTTTCTTTGGAATGTCTTTTCTATAAAACGACCAATTTAGAATTGTAACGGGACCTGTTAGCATCCCTTTAACTGGTTTTGATGTCAAAGATTGCGCGTATGATATTTCTTTCACTGTCATTGGTTCAGGTCTTGACACATCACCATATATTATTGGTGGACGAACATACCTTGTGCCGTACGATTGAACCCATCCATTTTTGGTGAAGGCGAAACCTTTCATCTTTTGACCGAAGAATTCAACCATGTCAGACCTCTCAAATTCGCCATGGACTAAGACATCTAATCCAATTTTTTCTTGAATTTCAATTGCATTTTTAATTTGCTCTTTGATGAAATTTTCGTATTCCTCTTTTGAAATTTTGCCAGTGTTGAAATCTGCTCTCGCTTTTCTTACTTCTTTTGTCTGCGGGAAGCTTCCTATAGTCGTGGTTGGAAACTTTGGAAGCCCAAGAAGTGAAACTTGTTTTTTGTATCTTTCGGTGAATGGAGTTTTTCTTCCGATTTCCTCTTCATTTATTTGAGATACCTTTCTTCTAACTTCCTCATCTCTAAATTCATCTATCAACATTTGAAGGTTTTGTTGCGGGATGGGATAATTTTCATTGAAAATTTTTTTTAGAATCTTAAGCTCGTCAAGTCGTTCGTTTGCAAACGAAAGCAATTGAATTAACCTGTCATCAAGATGTCCCTTTTCAGGTTCAAGCGAGATAGGAAGATGAAAAAGCGGTGATGAATTTGAGAGAATTAATCTATCCTCACTTACAAACTTAGTTAATTCGTTTATGAAGTTAACAGTTTTTTGAAAATCAATTTTCCAAGGATCACGCCCCGAGATGACCCCAGCTATAAGTTTCTTATCTGTGGGGAAACCGTGCTTTTTTATATTCTCAAAGTTTTCATCGTTTACAGTGAAATCAAACCCAATTCCGTGGACTGGAAGCTCAAAAGCAACTTTTTCGTAGTTAGACAAGCTTTCATAATAAGTATGCACAAAAATTTCAATCTGCTTAAGTCCGTCTGTCAAAATTTTATATGACTCAATTAGAATCTCAATATCATTGTCGCTTAAGTCAAGCACAAGAGCTGGCTCATCAAGTTGGATTGTTTTGACACCGTTTGTTTCAAGCTCTTTTAAAATTTGGTTATAAATTTTTGATGCAGAGAAAACAAGATCTTTGAATTTATCGCTCTCGTATGCTCTTATCATTTGAGTTAAAAGCGTTCCTTCTTGCTTTTGTGGTATTTTGCCAAGCCAGATATATGTAAATGGGCCGATTAAAACTGGCTTCGTTTCAATGCCAAGTTTCTCTTTCGCAAACCTGTATGATTCAAGTGGGCGATTTTTTAAAAGTTTAAACTCTGCTTCAAATTCTGGAACGATGTAGTGATAGTTTGTATCAAACCACTTCGTCATCTCACAGGCAATTGCGGTTTTACTGCCACGAGCCATAGCAAAGTATGTGTCAAGATCTAAAGTTTCACCGAACCTCTTCGGAACGACGCCAAGCATGGTTGATATGTCAAGTATGAAATCATAAAGTGAAAAGTCATTTGATGGAATGTAATCAAGTTCTGCATCCTTCAATATGGACAGACGCTGTAGTTGAATTTTTTCAGCTTCTGTGTAAAGTTGTTCTCTTGTGATTTCTCCAGCCCAGTAGCTTTCCACAATTTTTTTAAGTTCTCTGTTCGGTCCTATTTTGGGATATCCGAAAGCGGTCGTCTTTATTGCCATAGTTTTTTAGCTTTGTTTTTGAAGCTTGCTGAAATTATACAAAAAAGAAACTGCTTTTGCAAAAGTTTTGTCTTCTTGCTTTTAATCCTTTCAAAAGTTATATTACTAAAAAACCAATTTTTACTTGCCTATGATTGAGGATATAAGCTTTCTCAGAAATGTTTCAATCTTTGAAGAACTTCCCGAGAGAGATCTTGAGAAGATAGCAAATCTCGGGACAAGAAAGACATTTTCAAAGGGAAATGTGATTTTGATGGAAGACGAGATCGGAAGCGCGCTTTTCATAATAATTAACGGCAAGGTGAAGGTCTCAAGATTGGATGAAACAGGCAGAGAAGTTATACTTTCAATTCTTGGTCCGGGCGAGGTTTTTGGTGAAATGTCCCTTCTTGATGGAATGAAACGCTCAGCAACTGTTTCAGCTCTTACTGATACCGAGGTTTTGATAATCTATAGAGATGATTTTTTAAATTTGTTGAGTAAATATCCGCAAATTGCAATTTCGCTGTTGAGGGAACTTGCACAAAGATTAAGGAAAGCTGATATGCAAATAAAGAGTTTATCCCTGAAGGACGCCGAGGGGAGAATAGGTTGTGTTTTAATTATGCTTGCTGATGATCTTGGAAAAATGTACAAGGGGAAAGTGATCGTTGAAGAAATCCCAACCCAACAAGATCTCGCAAATATGGCGGGGACATCAAGAGAAACTGTGTCAAGAATTTTATCAAAATTTGAAAAACAAGGGCTCATCAAAGTTGAGGGTAGAACTCTTATGATCCTTGAATATGAAAAAATGAAGAAAATGTTTAAGTGAGAGTTGACCTGCATTTACATACATATTACTCCGACGGTGTTTATTCGCCATCAGAAGTCGTAATGAAGGCAAAAGAGAACGGTCTTGATGTAATCAGCATAGTTGATCACGATACAACCGACGGTCTTGAAGAAGCAATTGAAACAGGAAAAGAAATTGGGGTTGAAGTAATACCTGGAATTGAATTAAGCTCAAGCATAAACGGGACAGATATACATATACTCGGATATTTTATAAATTGGCGTGATGAGAATTTTCAAGTTTACCTAAAAGTATTTCGTGAGTTGAGGTCTCTAAGAGCCAAAAGAATTATAGAAAAACTTAACGCTCTTGGTATATCTCTGAAATTTGAAAATGTTGCTGAAATTGCTAAATACTCGCCCATAAGTAGAGTTCACATAGCAAGTGCTCTCGTTAGATATGGGTTTGTTAATGATTTCCATGAAGCGTTTAGTAAATACCTGAATCCCGGATGCCCTGCTTATGAAAAAAATATAGATCTTTCACCGAGGAAAGCAATCAAGTTAATCGCTGATGTTGGGGGATTGTCTTTTATTGCACATCCTGCAAAGTTTATTAGTGAAAATGATCTTGCAAGTTTGATTGAACTTGGAATTGATGGAATTGAAGTCATCCACCCATCACATAATGAGGAACTTGTTAGATATTATCGTTCCATTGCTAATGAATACTTTTTACTTGAAAGCGGGGGTTCCGATTTCCACGGCGGATTAAGGCAAGATGAACGCTGTATTGGAGCCTACACAGTGCCGTATAAATTCGTTGAAACAATGAAACAAAGGTTAAATTTAAAATAAAACGAAGATTTGTAAATGAAAATTTTTGAAGGAAAACTTATAGCGCAAGGATTGAAATTTGGCATCGTTGTTAGCAGATTTAATGAACTCATAACTTCAAAACTGCTTGATGGCGCTCTTGATTGTCTTAGACGCCATGGAGCAAATGACGAAGATATAGAAGTTTTTTATTGTCCTGGTTCATTTGAGATCCCACTTGTTGCTAAGAAAATCGCTCAAACCGGAAAATATAATGCTATAATCTGTCTCGGCGCTGTAATTCGTGGAGAAACCCCACATTTTGATTATATCGCTTCAGAAGTTTCAAAAGGTGTAGCTCAAGTCCAACTTGAAACAGGTATACCTCTTGCATTTGGAGTTATCACAACCGATGATGTTGAACAAGCACTTAACAGAGCAGGAGTGAAAGTCGGAAACAAAGGATGGGACGCAGCTCTAAGCGCNNNNNNNNNNNNNNNNNNNNNNNNNNNNNNNNNNNNNNNNNNNNNNNNNNNNNNNNNNNNNNNNNNNNNNNNNNNNNNNNNNNNNNNNNNNNNNNNTTTATAACCACAAATCTTATCGCACAATTGGGGGAATGGAAGAATTATACGGATATGAAAAATATTCGTAAAATTTTCGTTTCCGATACTGCAATTTTTGCTGGAACTGAGGGCGGGATCTTCATATTTTATCCCGATAAATGGGAAAGCAAAAGAATTTTAAAGGTTGATGGTTTATTTGATGTTGATGTCAAAGCAATAGCGGTTATGCAAAGCAAAAGTATCTTCGTCGGATTTTCAAACGGAGTAATTGATATATTGAAACTCCAATATAATCCGTATAAAATCACTCGCATCTTTGACATAAAGAACTCACCTGAGCCAGATAAGACTATAAATTTTTTGAAAGTTTTCGGCGACACGCTTTTCATCGGGACTAACTTCGGGCTTTTGACTTATAGGATCTCAAAAAACGAATTTATTGACACATACAGGCGAATTTTCCCAGATGTTGAACGAGTTAGAGTTTTTGATCTTGTGATTTTAAATGACACAATTTATGTTGCGACATCCGAGGGGATAGCGAAGGGATATAGATTTAGTCAAATTCTCGTTTCGCCAGCTGGTTGGAAATCATATAAAATTTCAAGAGGTGTAAAAAGCATAGCGATTTTAGAAGGCAAAATCTATTTCGGTAATGTTGACGGATTTTATCTGTTTGAAGGTGATAATTTTATCAAAGTTTTATCTTTACCTGTTGATTTGCTCTATAGCGCTGGTGATTCAATTTTAATTACAGCGTGGCGCGAGATTTTTTCATACAAATATACTCATTTTAGAAAAATAACAGAAGTGCCTGCAGGATATATAACAGATGTTTCAACATGGCGTGGTAAAATCATCGTTGGTGTTTACGAAAACGGGCTTGGTATTTTTGAAAATGGAAGATGGAAATTTTACTATCCTGACGGACCAAATGGAAATCAATTTTCAAATATGATAATTGATAAAGAAGGTAATTTGTGGGTTGCATCTTCAAGATTTGCTGGTAAAGGATTTTACAGATTTAGTCCTGGATCACACGATAAATTAAAAAAAGAAAAATGGACTAACTTTGCGAAAAAGGATTTCCCGCGAATGTCGGATGATTGCTACAAAGTCAGATTTGTCAAAAATCATGTCTGGGTTGGGACATGGGGAGGGGGAGTGATAAGAGTTGATAAAAACGATTCAATGAAAATCTTTTCAAAAAGAGAAGGAATAATGGGTGTTGAAGAGGATACTAATTTTGTTGTGATAACCGATATCGCTGAGCAAGGTGACTACATTTGGCTTTTAAATTACAAGCCGAGAAATTTTAACATACTATATTTGATGCGGGGTGATTCAGTTATTTATTCATTTGCCAACGATTATAATATAAGATATTTCCTTAACACGCAGCTTGAAATAGACGAAAAGGGAAGAAAATGGATCGTGTCTGACCATGGATTTATCTTCGTTTTTGACGATAAAGGAACAATTTTTGACAGAAGTGATGACAGATGGATTGCTATTTCAAGGGCAAATGGTTTAAATGGGGAACCAACGGTTATAAGGTTTGACCAAAGAGGAGATTTATGGGTTGGAACAAAATATGGGCTTAATGTAATTGTCAATACGGATGAACCACTAAGAACTGGTAGCATAAGAAGTGTTTTTGCTCTCCAAGATTTTTATATCAATGACATTGCGGTTGATGGAGCAAATAACAAATGGGTTGCAACTAAAAATGGTGTATGGGTTTTATCACCAGACGGAACAAATGTCCTTATGCATTATAACACAACTAATTCACCAATACTAAGCGATGATGTCAAATCAATTGCGTTTGACCTCAACTCTGGTATCGTATATTTCGGGACCGATAAAGGTTTAACGAGCTTAAAAACGGAGTTCGCTAAGCCAGTTGGAACTTTTTCAACGATAAAAATTTATCCCAATCCATTTCGCCCAGTTAAGGATTTAAATGTCGTAATAGATGGGCTTGTTGAGAATTCAACAATCAAAATTTTTACAATAAGTGGCGATCTCATAAGAACAATTCTAACTCCCGGCGGTAGAATAGGTGTATGGGACGGAAAAGATGAAAAAGGGCAATATGTCCCCACCGGGGTTTATATCATTGTTGCATACAGCGAAGATGGAACACAGGTTGGGATTGGGAAATTAGCTGTCTTACGAAATTAAGTGCTCATTGACTTCAAGAACTCCTTATTGTTTTTTGTTCCCCTCATGTTTTCAAGCAAGAATTCCATTGCCTCAACTGGGGACATTTCACTTAAAAGTTTTCTCAATATCCAAACACGATTTAGTTCTTCAGGTTCAAGAAGTAATTCTTCTTTTCGTGTTCCAGTTTTATTTATATCAATTGCGGGAAAGATTCTTTTATCTGCAAGTTCTCGCGTCAAAACGACTTCCATATTACCTGTCCCTTTGAATTCCTCAAATATAACCTCGTCCATTCTGCTACCTGTATCTATTAGAGCAGTTGCTACGATAGTTAAGCTTCCAGCTTCTTCTGTATCTCTTGCGGCGCCGAAAAACTTTTTCGGTTTTATCAATGCACTTGCGTCAATACCACCAGAGAGAATCCTTCCACTATGTGGTGTCACGAGGTTGCTTGCTCTCGCAAGACGTGTCAAGCTGTCAAGAAGTATAACTACATCTCTACCTGATTCAACTAATCTCTTTGCTTTTTCAAGAACCATATCAGCAACTTGCATATGTCTTTCGGGTGGTTCATCAAATGTTGAACTGATTACTTCAACATCACGACCAACTGAACGTTCCATATCAGTGACTTCCTCGGGTCTCTCGTCAATCAAAAGAATTATCAACTTGATCTCGGGATGATTTCTAATTATGCTATTTGCCATTTTCTGTAAAAGAACGGTTTTTCCAGCTTTTGGTGGAGAAACTATCAAACCACGCTGTCCTTTTCCAATTGGGGCAAATAGATCAAGAATTCTCATTGAATATTCCCCAGGTACCGTTTCAAGGCGAATCCTCTTAGTTGGATAGAGAGGCGTCAGATTCTCAAAAAGAATCCTTTCCCGCGCTTTTTCAGGTGGAAGCCCGTTAACGGTTTCTATTCTAAGCAAAGCGTAAAATCTTTCACCTTCTTTCGGTGGACGAACTTGTCCAGCTATTGTGTCCCCAGTTTTTAAATTAAACTTCTTTATCTGAGACGGAGATACATAAATATCATCCGGTGAAGGTAAGTAATTATAATTTGCGGATCTCAAGAAACCATACCCATCTGGCAAAATTTCAAGCACACCATTGCTAAATATAATCCCATTTTGTTCCTCAATTTCTTCCACTTCACTGGTAGTTGATTTTTGTTCCTGCATCTTCTCAAGAATTTTCATTATCAGATCCTGTTTTTTCAAATCACTGTAACCAGTTAAGCCAAGTTCTTTGGCAATTTTCTGAAGCTCGGCAACCTTTTT is a window from the Candidatus Kryptonium sp. genome containing:
- the rho gene encoding transcription termination factor Rho yields the protein MDIAELQSKKVAELQKIAKELGLTGYSDLKKQDLIMKILEKMQEQKSTTSEVEEIEEQNGIIFSNGVLEILPDGYGFLRSANYNYLPSPDDIYVSPSQIKKFNLKTGDTIAGQVRPPKEGERFYALLRIETVNGLPPEKARERILFENLTPLYPTKRIRLETVPGEYSMRILDLFAPIGKGQRGLIVSPPKAGKTVLLQKMANSIIRNHPEIKLIILLIDERPEEVTDMERSVGRDVEVISSTFDEPPERHMQVADMVLEKAKRLVESGRDVVILLDSLTRLARASNLVTPHSGRILSGGIDASALIKPKKFFGAARDTEEAGSLTIVATALIDTGSRMDEVIFEEFKGTGNMEVVLTRELADKRIFPAIDINKTGTRKEELLLEPEELNRVWILRKLLSEMSPVEAMEFLLENMRGTKNNKEFLKSMST